The Corynebacterium comes genome window below encodes:
- a CDS encoding diacylglycerol/lipid kinase family protein — MSPNDSARRVAVVFNPVKGDTEELKRLVVAAAAEHGWQEPVFLETSVEDPGFGPAQRAADDGHHMVLAAGGDGTVRAVAAALRGTDVSLAVIPAGTGNLLARNLKLPLDIPEAVETAFAGQDTRIDVCTALLTRPDGESEELDFMVMAGIGVDAGMIVNTDEDLKKRVKFLAYGVGIAKSLTGGRRIRLTWQLNHGPARQTRVHSLIVGNCGDLVGSIPLLPDAVANDGHFDVVSLRPTGLPGWLQIVGQLALHMGRKTRNRLARRDEQVTGGDNDIESLRYATGTRLEVTLAEPEVFEVDGDEVGEVSAFTVTIEPGCLVVREPVPPPTAEPGEPRPGTRAFGS, encoded by the coding sequence ATGAGTCCCAACGATTCCGCACGTCGCGTGGCCGTGGTGTTCAACCCCGTCAAGGGCGACACCGAGGAACTGAAACGCCTGGTGGTCGCGGCCGCCGCTGAACACGGCTGGCAGGAACCGGTCTTCCTGGAGACCTCCGTGGAGGACCCCGGTTTCGGCCCCGCACAACGGGCGGCCGACGACGGCCACCACATGGTGCTGGCGGCCGGGGGAGACGGCACGGTCCGGGCCGTGGCCGCCGCGCTGCGCGGCACAGACGTCTCGCTAGCCGTCATCCCCGCAGGCACCGGCAACCTGCTGGCCCGCAACCTGAAACTGCCCCTCGACATCCCCGAGGCGGTGGAGACCGCCTTCGCCGGGCAGGACACGCGCATCGACGTCTGCACGGCCCTGCTCACCCGACCCGACGGCGAATCCGAGGAGCTGGACTTCATGGTCATGGCCGGCATCGGCGTGGACGCGGGGATGATCGTCAACACCGACGAGGACCTGAAGAAGCGGGTGAAGTTCCTGGCCTACGGCGTGGGCATCGCCAAGTCCCTCACCGGCGGTCGCCGCATCCGTCTGACCTGGCAGCTGAACCACGGCCCGGCGCGGCAGACCCGCGTGCATTCACTCATCGTGGGCAACTGCGGCGACCTGGTGGGCAGCATCCCGCTGCTTCCCGACGCCGTGGCCAACGACGGCCACTTCGACGTCGTCTCACTGCGCCCCACAGGACTGCCCGGCTGGCTGCAGATCGTCGGACAGCTGGCACTCCACATGGGCAGGAAGACGCGCAACCGGCTGGCGCGCCGGGATGAGCAGGTCACCGGCGGTGACAATGACATCGAATCCCTGCGCTACGCCACCGGTACCCGCCTCGAGGTGACCCTCGCGGAACCGGAGGTCTTCGAGGTCGACGGTGACGAGGTCGGCGAGGTCTCCGCATTCACCGTGACCATCGAGCCCGGGTGCCTGGTCGTCCGGGAGCCCGTTCCCCCGCCGACGGCGGAGCCGGGGGAGCCGCGTCCCGGCACCAGGGCGTTCGGCTCATGA
- a CDS encoding fasciclin domain-containing protein: protein MKRIIAAAGAVSLALALGACAESTDSDESAATTTATMEETTTTEATETTEVTETTTTEADAATTDVVDTAVAAGDFTTLATALGAAGLVETLKGPGPFTVFAPTDEAFAALPEGTLDELLADPTGDLAEILKYHVIEGEVMAADVLEMDGESVQTVQGAELTIEVEGDQVTLVDNSGNRVNVVDTDVDASNGVIHVLDAVLLPTL from the coding sequence ATGAAGCGCATCATCGCAGCAGCCGGCGCAGTCAGCCTTGCCCTTGCCCTCGGAGCTTGTGCAGAGTCGACCGACTCTGACGAGTCTGCGGCCACCACCACGGCAACGATGGAGGAGACCACGACGACTGAGGCAACCGAGACCACCGAAGTAACGGAGACCACCACCACCGAGGCGGACGCCGCCACCACCGACGTCGTGGACACCGCGGTCGCAGCTGGGGACTTCACCACCCTGGCCACGGCCCTGGGGGCCGCAGGCCTGGTGGAGACCCTCAAGGGTCCGGGACCGTTCACGGTCTTCGCCCCCACCGATGAGGCCTTCGCCGCACTGCCGGAAGGCACGCTCGACGAGCTCCTGGCGGATCCCACCGGCGACCTGGCTGAGATCCTGAAGTACCACGTCATCGAGGGTGAGGTCATGGCCGCCGACGTCCTCGAGATGGACGGCGAGTCGGTCCAGACCGTCCAGGGCGCGGAGCTCACCATCGAGGTCGAGGGCGATCAGGTCACCCTGGTCGACAACTCGGGCAACCGTGTCAATGTCGTCGACACTGACGTCGACGCGAGCAACGGCGTGATCCACGTCCTCGACGCGGTGCTTCTCCCCACCCTCTGA
- a CDS encoding alpha/beta hydrolase family esterase — protein MRFAPALVVLTSLLLAGCSSPQGEQRETTASRSVGSPQKTRQATLTVDGRDRHYRLSTPEGFYRGKQWPVIFAFHGWDGTAAALEETTGLSGARAVVIYPDGVDRAWAPAPYAKTSGKEDLAFVRALLDDVVSTYPVDRRRIFATGFSNGGGFAAYLSCRMPDTFRAVAPVGAAYYESIHADCAEQPVAQLDIHGTHDDVIAYHGGRRHGMGYESVPEVLDGVARRNGCEGTVITRRSQEVLEQHWLGCRLPLVHLRVGGGAHVWPDIATTEVRAFFGV, from the coding sequence ATGAGGTTCGCGCCTGCCCTTGTTGTCCTCACCTCGCTGCTGCTCGCGGGGTGCAGCAGCCCGCAGGGGGAGCAGAGGGAGACCACGGCGTCAAGAAGCGTCGGCTCCCCGCAGAAGACCCGCCAGGCCACGCTCACCGTCGACGGCCGGGATCGTCACTACCGCCTGTCCACCCCGGAGGGTTTCTACCGCGGAAAGCAGTGGCCGGTGATCTTCGCCTTCCATGGCTGGGACGGGACTGCCGCAGCGCTGGAGGAGACCACGGGACTGAGCGGGGCCCGGGCGGTGGTCATCTACCCGGACGGCGTCGACCGTGCCTGGGCCCCGGCGCCCTACGCGAAGACGAGCGGGAAGGAGGACCTCGCCTTCGTGCGCGCGCTGCTCGACGACGTGGTGTCCACCTACCCGGTCGACCGGAGGCGGATCTTCGCCACGGGCTTCTCCAACGGCGGGGGATTCGCCGCCTACCTCAGCTGCCGCATGCCCGACACCTTCCGCGCGGTCGCCCCGGTGGGCGCGGCCTACTACGAGTCGATCCACGCGGACTGCGCGGAGCAGCCGGTCGCCCAACTGGACATCCACGGCACCCACGACGACGTCATCGCCTACCACGGCGGCAGACGCCACGGCATGGGCTACGAGTCCGTTCCGGAGGTCCTCGACGGCGTGGCCCGGCGCAACGGCTGCGAGGGGACTGTGATCACCCGCAGGAGCCAGGAGGTCCTCGAACAGCACTGGCTGGGCTGCCGACTTCCCCTGGTCCACCTGCGTGTGGGCGGCGGCGCACACGTGTGGCCGGACATCGCCACAACAGAGGTACGGGCCTTCTTCGGTGTGTAG
- a CDS encoding ABC transporter permease translates to MIGAVEVGLIYGVMALGVYLTFRVLNFPDLTVDGSFTTGAATAAVGILNGWHPVLATLAGFVTGFLAGTVTGLLHTKGGIDGLLAGILTMIALWSINLRIMGGANIPMLRQETLFTPLRDAGILGTWAGAAIIAVLVSLLGLIVVWFLTTDLGLSLRATGDNGQMITSFGVSTDFTKTLTLALSNGFVGMCGALVGQYQGFADISMGIGLILVGLASVILGQAILGQRMLWIGVFAVIVGAVIYRIIIFLALQVGLDPNDMKLITALLVIIALLVPRWKGLTSRFGRRPATAVGARVPAGKAV, encoded by the coding sequence ATGATCGGCGCCGTCGAAGTCGGCCTCATCTACGGGGTGATGGCACTGGGCGTCTACCTGACATTCCGGGTCCTCAACTTCCCCGATCTGACGGTCGACGGCAGTTTCACCACGGGGGCGGCCACCGCTGCCGTGGGCATCCTCAACGGCTGGCACCCGGTGCTGGCCACCCTGGCGGGTTTTGTCACCGGTTTTCTCGCCGGTACGGTCACCGGGCTGCTGCACACCAAGGGCGGCATCGACGGCCTGCTCGCGGGAATTCTCACCATGATCGCCCTGTGGTCGATCAACCTGCGGATCATGGGCGGGGCGAACATCCCGATGCTCCGCCAGGAGACGCTGTTCACCCCGCTCCGCGACGCCGGCATTCTGGGCACCTGGGCCGGCGCGGCCATCATCGCCGTCCTCGTCTCCCTGCTCGGCCTGATCGTGGTGTGGTTCCTCACGACCGACCTGGGCCTGTCCCTGCGCGCCACCGGCGACAACGGCCAGATGATCACGTCTTTCGGCGTGTCGACGGACTTCACCAAGACCCTCACACTGGCACTGTCCAACGGCTTCGTCGGCATGTGCGGCGCGCTCGTCGGGCAGTACCAGGGCTTCGCCGACATCTCGATGGGCATCGGCCTCATCCTCGTCGGACTGGCCTCGGTTATCCTGGGCCAGGCCATCCTCGGCCAGCGGATGCTGTGGATCGGGGTGTTCGCCGTCATCGTCGGTGCCGTGATCTACCGCATCATCATCTTCCTGGCGCTGCAGGTCGGCCTCGACCCCAACGACATGAAGCTGATCACCGCCCTGCTGGTCATCATCGCCCTTTTGGTACCGCGTTGGAAGGGCCTGACCAGTCGTTTCGGACGCAGACCCGCCACCGCGGTCGGCGCCAGAGTCCCGGCCGGAAAGGCGGTCTAG
- a CDS encoding ABC transporter ATP-binding protein, with translation MLTVDNISKTFFPGTVNERVALDGLNLTLEEGDFVTVIGSNGAGKSTLLNAVAGRLFVDSGTVQIDGKKVNRLPEYKRARYVGRVFQDPLAGTAPNLTIEENLSLALLRGRRRGLGRGLNRKRREEFVDKLAALELGLEDRLPAKVGLLSGGQRQALSLLMAGFTNPRIMLLDEHTAALDPQRAELVTGLTERIVSEGGLTTLMVTHNMEQAIRLGNRLIMMHEGRIVYEADSDVKSRLTVKDLLQEFTKIKGATLSDKAFLG, from the coding sequence ATGCTCACCGTAGACAACATCTCCAAGACCTTCTTCCCGGGCACCGTCAATGAACGCGTGGCACTCGACGGCCTGAACCTGACGCTCGAGGAAGGCGATTTCGTCACCGTCATCGGCTCGAACGGTGCGGGCAAATCGACGCTGCTCAACGCCGTCGCCGGACGTCTGTTCGTCGACTCGGGCACCGTGCAGATCGACGGCAAGAAGGTCAACAGGCTTCCCGAGTACAAGCGTGCCCGCTACGTCGGCCGCGTCTTCCAGGACCCCCTGGCGGGCACCGCCCCGAACCTCACCATCGAGGAGAACCTCTCGTTGGCGCTCCTGCGCGGCAGGCGCAGGGGGCTCGGACGGGGCCTGAACCGGAAGCGGCGTGAAGAGTTCGTGGACAAGCTCGCCGCCCTCGAGCTCGGCCTCGAGGACCGCCTGCCCGCGAAGGTCGGCCTGCTCTCCGGCGGCCAGCGCCAGGCACTGTCGCTGCTCATGGCGGGGTTCACCAACCCCCGGATCATGCTTCTCGACGAGCACACCGCCGCCCTCGACCCCCAGCGCGCCGAGCTGGTCACCGGCCTGACCGAAAGGATCGTCTCCGAAGGAGGGCTGACCACCCTCATGGTCACCCACAACATGGAACAGGCCATCCGGCTGGGCAACCGCCTGATCATGATGCACGAGGGGCGCATCGTCTACGAGGCCGACTCCGACGTGAAGTCGAGGCTCACCGTGAAGGATCTGCTCCAGGAGTTCACCAAGATCAAGGGAGCGACGCTCTCCGACAAGGCGTTCCTGGGCTGA
- a CDS encoding ABC transporter ATP-binding protein produces the protein MSDLRFPLADFAQVRREVGRQISAVPGARAQALVSVLLLSLGAGANVAIPWQLGRIVDLVIQEGTGLLTAGVWLVLAAVAGAVLSALGFFLVSRLSERIIASLREEMVGTALGLPVHRVEDAGSGDLVSRSTDDVSQLSSAVTETVPILSSSLFTILATAVALVSLNLQFLLILVVVAPIYFFAARRYLRIAPGRYAAERASMADRARRLLEAIHGRHTVRAYRMEARMHENIRQASQAVVDNGFSARLSMITLQVWMSVAEFLILAGGLIVGFLTVRDGALTVGAVTAAMLMLIRLRGPLMMFMRVLDTVQSGYASLTRIVGVVIDPPAAVPDSGAPAKVGEVVMDQVSFSYGSGWAVRDVSLRIRPGETVALVGASGAGKTTVAALLAGLRIPDAGTVTIDGVEVSSLSDAERVARLAMISQDVHVFSGTLREDLTLARPEATDEELIDALRRVRADWFPELAEGLDTEVGARGHQLDPVAAQQLALARILLLDPKVVVMDEATAESGSAGAGDLEAAAEEATRDRAALVVAHRLDQAARADQVLVMEEGLIVESGTHAELVARGGRYTDLWTAWARGRA, from the coding sequence ATGAGCGACCTGAGATTCCCGCTGGCAGACTTCGCCCAGGTCCGCCGGGAGGTGGGCCGACAGATCAGCGCAGTGCCCGGCGCGCGGGCACAGGCACTGGTGTCGGTCCTGCTGCTCAGCCTGGGTGCGGGGGCGAACGTGGCCATCCCCTGGCAACTGGGCAGGATCGTCGACCTGGTCATCCAGGAAGGCACCGGTCTCCTCACGGCCGGCGTGTGGCTGGTACTGGCGGCCGTCGCCGGCGCCGTGTTGAGTGCCCTCGGGTTCTTCCTGGTTTCCCGGCTCAGTGAGCGGATCATCGCGAGTCTGCGCGAGGAGATGGTGGGTACCGCCCTGGGGCTGCCGGTCCACCGGGTGGAGGACGCAGGCAGCGGTGACCTGGTGTCCCGCTCCACCGACGACGTCTCCCAGCTGTCCTCGGCGGTGACGGAGACCGTCCCCATCCTCAGCAGTTCACTGTTCACCATCCTGGCCACGGCCGTGGCACTGGTGTCGCTGAACCTGCAGTTCCTGCTGATCCTGGTGGTGGTCGCGCCGATCTACTTCTTCGCCGCCCGCCGTTACCTGCGGATCGCGCCGGGGCGGTATGCCGCGGAGCGGGCGTCCATGGCGGACCGGGCCCGCAGGCTGCTCGAAGCCATCCACGGCCGCCACACCGTCCGCGCCTACCGGATGGAGGCGAGGATGCACGAGAACATCCGCCAGGCTTCGCAGGCGGTGGTGGACAACGGGTTCTCCGCCCGCCTCTCGATGATCACCCTCCAGGTGTGGATGTCCGTCGCGGAGTTCCTCATCCTCGCCGGTGGACTCATCGTCGGATTCCTGACCGTCCGCGACGGAGCTCTCACAGTCGGCGCCGTGACCGCCGCGATGCTCATGCTCATCCGCCTGCGCGGTCCGCTGATGATGTTCATGCGGGTACTGGACACGGTGCAGTCCGGGTACGCGTCGCTGACCCGCATCGTCGGCGTGGTCATCGACCCACCCGCCGCTGTCCCGGATTCCGGGGCCCCGGCGAAGGTGGGAGAGGTGGTCATGGACCAGGTCAGTTTCAGCTACGGCTCCGGCTGGGCCGTGCGTGACGTCTCACTGCGCATCCGCCCCGGCGAGACGGTTGCGCTGGTCGGCGCATCGGGCGCCGGCAAGACCACCGTCGCCGCGCTCCTGGCCGGGCTGCGCATTCCGGACGCGGGGACTGTCACCATCGACGGGGTCGAGGTGTCCTCGCTTTCCGACGCCGAGCGCGTCGCCCGCCTCGCCATGATCTCCCAGGACGTCCACGTGTTCTCCGGCACCCTGCGCGAGGATCTCACCCTGGCCAGGCCGGAGGCCACCGACGAAGAGCTCATCGACGCACTGCGACGGGTCCGCGCGGACTGGTTCCCGGAGCTCGCCGAGGGGCTGGACACCGAGGTCGGTGCCCGCGGCCACCAGCTCGACCCCGTGGCAGCCCAGCAGCTGGCGCTGGCGCGTATCCTGCTGCTGGATCCGAAGGTGGTCGTCATGGATGAGGCCACCGCCGAATCGGGCTCCGCCGGCGCCGGTGACCTGGAGGCGGCGGCCGAGGAGGCCACACGCGACCGCGCCGCCCTGGTGGTGGCGCACCGGCTGGATCAGGCTGCGCGTGCAGACCAGGTTCTCGTGATGGAGGAGGGACTGATCGTGGAAAGCGGCACGCACGCCGAGCTGGTCGCCCGGGGTGGCCGGTACACCGACCTGTGGACGGCCTGGGCGAGGGGCCGCGCATGA
- a CDS encoding ABC transporter transmembrane domain-containing protein produces the protein MNRLPAADDPRWLPRTVMSRWRWTVPSGLLMAVSFLSNGLSPVIIGQAIDDAVATLDPRRLWMWIGVLAGTFLVGIVASWFGRRLLNRSMLVIGHDLRMEVTDRIQHPRGVGGRRRTAGELLSIASSDTQRVADAVFMTVFPVAEVASILYVGAVMLTINVPLGIAVIVGGPVIVWVALKAAGPLRRRSTKRQRALARAAATATDVVQGLRILKGLGAVDIVRGRYRSVSDEAYERTVDANAAQARLNVTTDTTGSLYVIVIAVTAAWLALEGRLSIGELITIIGLTQFIIMPMTMLGKNIASRWAAAQASATRIREVLDAPYELGPERTHVPPLPLGLSVVTAPAPEQIILAPRDRVIVAPHSADLFEGSVLDNVHPDADRARAALHTAAVEDLPGGPEREVGENGRNLSGGQRQRVALARAVAADSDVLVLQDPTTAVDSVTETRISGRVAGIREGRTTVVFTDAPAWKAVADRVVASAEELIA, from the coding sequence ATGAATCGACTTCCCGCAGCTGACGATCCACGTTGGTTGCCCAGGACGGTGATGTCCCGGTGGCGGTGGACCGTTCCCTCCGGGCTCCTCATGGCGGTGAGTTTCCTGAGCAACGGGTTATCGCCGGTGATCATCGGGCAGGCCATCGATGACGCCGTCGCGACGCTCGACCCGCGGCGGTTGTGGATGTGGATCGGGGTGCTCGCGGGGACCTTCCTGGTCGGCATCGTGGCCAGCTGGTTCGGCCGTCGGCTGCTCAACCGCTCGATGCTGGTGATCGGCCATGACCTGCGCATGGAGGTCACCGACCGGATTCAGCACCCGCGCGGTGTGGGCGGGCGGCGTCGCACCGCAGGAGAACTGCTGTCGATCGCCTCCTCGGACACCCAGCGGGTGGCTGACGCGGTGTTCATGACGGTGTTCCCCGTGGCGGAGGTGGCCTCCATCCTCTACGTGGGTGCGGTCATGCTCACGATCAACGTGCCGCTGGGCATCGCCGTCATCGTCGGGGGGCCGGTCATCGTGTGGGTCGCGCTCAAGGCCGCAGGACCGCTGCGCCGCAGGTCGACGAAACGGCAGCGCGCGCTGGCCCGGGCGGCCGCCACGGCGACCGACGTCGTGCAGGGCCTGCGGATCCTCAAGGGGCTCGGCGCCGTGGACATCGTCCGCGGGCGTTACCGCTCCGTGTCCGACGAGGCCTATGAACGCACCGTCGACGCCAATGCAGCCCAGGCCCGACTCAACGTCACCACCGACACCACCGGCTCCCTCTACGTGATCGTCATCGCGGTGACGGCGGCATGGCTGGCGCTCGAGGGACGCCTGAGCATCGGCGAACTGATCACCATCATCGGGCTCACGCAGTTCATCATCATGCCGATGACGATGCTGGGCAAGAACATCGCCTCGCGGTGGGCCGCGGCGCAGGCATCGGCGACCCGTATCAGGGAGGTCCTGGATGCCCCCTACGAGCTGGGCCCGGAACGTACCCACGTGCCGCCCCTGCCCCTCGGCCTGTCCGTGGTGACGGCTCCAGCTCCGGAACAGATCATCCTGGCCCCGCGCGACCGGGTGATCGTCGCGCCCCATTCCGCGGACCTGTTCGAGGGCTCCGTCCTGGACAACGTGCATCCGGACGCTGACCGGGCACGGGCCGCGCTGCACACCGCGGCGGTGGAGGATCTCCCCGGCGGCCCGGAACGTGAGGTGGGGGAGAACGGCCGGAACCTCTCCGGCGGTCAGCGACAGCGCGTGGCGCTGGCCCGTGCCGTCGCCGCCGATTCAGACGTACTCGTTCTGCAGGATCCCACCACAGCGGTCGACTCGGTGACGGAAACCCGGATCAGCGGGCGGGTGGCCGGTATCCGGGAGGGCAGGACAACCGTGGTGTTCACCGACGCCCCGGCATGGAAGGCGGTGGCCGACCGGGTGGTCGCCAGCGCGGAAGAGCTGATCGCATGA
- a CDS encoding class I SAM-dependent methyltransferase, whose translation MIKHTTGNFVPVPRDSLSRPASAKDAPEFLDDAHRYRSASAFRTGADTYDNVRPGYPADVVDLVAGHHTVLDVGAGTGKLTAQLIGAGHDVLASDPSADMVRVLSRLGIPVWRATAEATSLADAAVDAVTCAQTWHWVDARTACAELDRVVRPEGRVVLVWNNLDVSHPWILRLARIMHSGDIQRPGFLPEVHPPWRISSELRTGWVQHLRTGDVHRLMQTRSYWLRSPENIRERMTRNLDWYLFDRLGFQEGQLLPIPYRTDAFVLSRA comes from the coding sequence ATGATCAAGCATACGACAGGTAACTTTGTCCCCGTGCCACGCGATTCCCTCTCCCGGCCCGCCTCCGCCAAGGATGCACCGGAATTTCTCGACGACGCCCACCGGTACCGCTCCGCCTCCGCCTTCCGGACCGGCGCGGACACCTACGACAATGTCCGACCCGGCTATCCGGCGGACGTCGTCGACCTCGTGGCCGGTCACCACACGGTTCTGGACGTCGGCGCCGGCACCGGCAAGCTGACCGCCCAACTCATCGGCGCCGGTCACGACGTCCTCGCATCCGACCCGAGCGCCGACATGGTCCGGGTCCTCTCGCGTCTGGGCATCCCGGTCTGGCGGGCCACCGCCGAGGCCACCTCGCTTGCCGACGCCGCCGTCGACGCCGTCACCTGCGCCCAGACGTGGCACTGGGTGGATGCCCGGACCGCCTGCGCCGAGCTGGACCGCGTGGTGCGTCCCGAGGGGCGGGTGGTGCTGGTGTGGAACAACCTGGACGTCTCCCACCCGTGGATTCTGCGCCTGGCCCGCATCATGCATTCGGGCGACATCCAGCGCCCCGGTTTCCTGCCCGAGGTGCACCCCCCCTGGCGGATCTCCTCCGAACTGCGCACGGGTTGGGTCCAGCATCTGCGTACCGGCGACGTGCACCGGCTCATGCAGACCCGCTCCTACTGGCTGCGTTCCCCGGAGAATATCCGTGAGCGGATGACCCGCAACCTCGACTGGTACCTGTTCGACCGTCTCGGATTCCAGGAGGGACAGCTGCTGCCGATCCCCTACCGGACGGATGCCTTCGTGCTGTCCAGAGCGTGA
- a CDS encoding ABC transporter substrate-binding protein, translated as MFSSRTKVAAGLSAAALFLTACSSDSDTSTDASGDGSYTIGINQLVQHPALDAATAGFKAAFDDAGVDVTFDEQNANGEQATALTIAQQFAGKDLDMVLAVATPAAQATAQNITDIPVLFTAVTDPVSAELVDSEEAPGANVTGTSDVAPIEDQLDLLKELVPDARTVGIVYASGEVNSQVQVEAAREAAGPRDLEITTQTVTTANDIQQAVEALGDVDAIYVPTDNMVVAGIASLVQVAEQKQIPVIAAEAGTVEGGAVATLGIDYTELGRQTGEMALRVLRDGEDTATMPVEKATEFTYVINEDAAQRQGVTIPQAILDEAETV; from the coding sequence ATGTTCTCATCTCGCACCAAGGTGGCGGCCGGCCTCAGCGCCGCCGCCCTCTTTCTGACCGCCTGCTCCTCTGATTCCGACACCTCCACGGACGCCTCGGGCGACGGTTCCTACACCATCGGCATCAACCAGCTCGTCCAGCACCCGGCCCTCGACGCCGCCACCGCCGGCTTCAAGGCGGCCTTCGACGACGCAGGGGTGGACGTCACCTTCGACGAGCAGAACGCCAACGGCGAGCAGGCCACCGCGCTGACCATCGCCCAGCAGTTCGCCGGCAAGGACCTCGACATGGTGCTCGCCGTGGCCACCCCGGCCGCGCAGGCCACCGCCCAGAACATCACCGACATCCCGGTCCTGTTCACCGCCGTCACCGACCCCGTCTCCGCCGAGCTGGTCGATTCTGAGGAGGCCCCGGGCGCCAACGTCACCGGCACCTCCGACGTCGCGCCCATCGAGGATCAGCTGGACCTGCTCAAGGAGCTCGTCCCGGACGCCCGGACCGTCGGCATCGTCTACGCCTCCGGCGAGGTCAACTCCCAGGTTCAGGTCGAGGCTGCCCGGGAGGCCGCCGGCCCGCGCGACCTGGAGATCACCACGCAGACCGTCACCACCGCCAACGACATCCAGCAGGCCGTCGAGGCCCTCGGCGACGTCGACGCCATCTACGTCCCCACCGACAACATGGTCGTCGCCGGCATCGCCTCCCTGGTCCAGGTCGCCGAGCAGAAGCAGATCCCGGTTATCGCGGCCGAGGCAGGCACCGTCGAGGGCGGCGCAGTGGCCACCCTGGGCATCGACTACACCGAGCTGGGCCGCCAGACCGGCGAGATGGCTCTGCGGGTGCTCCGCGACGGCGAGGACACCGCCACCATGCCGGTGGAGAAGGCCACCGAGTTCACCTACGTCATCAACGAGGACGCCGCGCAGCGTCAGGGCGTGACCATTCCGCAGGCGATCCTCGACGAGGCCGAGACCGTATGA
- the der gene encoding ribosome biogenesis GTPase Der — MTEQNNHEDETQFVFHTADGGEMDAEGVFVDEEELAPGEGWASKDFDAEDFEFEEMTEEQWAALEDRLGIENEKHLEEELCTVAVVGRPNVGKSTLVNRFIGRREAVVEDFPGVTRDRISYLAEWNGRRYLVQDTGGWDPNVKGIHGAIARQAEVAMETADVIVMVVDTKVGITETDAVMAKMLQKADVPVLLVANKFDSDNLYADMAEFYALGLGDPWPVSALHGRGGADVLDEVLARFPETPRRASIVEGPRRVALVGKPNVGKSSLLNKVAKEERSVVDNVPGTTVDPVDTLVQLDKKLWKFVDTAGLRKKVHTAQGHEYYASLRTRSAIDAAEVCVMLIDASEPISEQDQRVLTMVLDAGKALVIAFNKWDLMDEDRRDDLDREIDQQLLHLPWVTRINVSAQTGRSLQRLEPAMIEALESWDKRISTGQLNNWLREAIAANPPPMKAGRLPRVMFATQASTRPPVIVLFTTGFLDAGYRRYLERKFRERFGFHGSPVRIAVRVRERRQRK; from the coding sequence ATGACTGAACAGAACAACCACGAGGACGAGACCCAGTTCGTCTTCCACACTGCCGACGGCGGAGAAATGGACGCCGAGGGCGTCTTCGTCGATGAAGAAGAGCTCGCGCCCGGCGAAGGGTGGGCCTCGAAGGACTTCGACGCCGAGGACTTCGAATTCGAGGAAATGACCGAGGAGCAGTGGGCCGCCCTCGAGGACCGCCTGGGCATCGAGAACGAGAAGCACCTCGAGGAGGAACTGTGCACCGTGGCCGTCGTCGGCCGCCCCAACGTGGGTAAGTCGACCCTGGTCAACCGCTTCATCGGCCGTAGGGAGGCCGTCGTCGAGGATTTCCCGGGTGTGACCCGCGACCGTATCTCCTACCTCGCGGAGTGGAACGGCCGCCGCTACCTGGTGCAGGACACCGGCGGCTGGGATCCCAACGTCAAGGGCATCCACGGGGCCATCGCCCGTCAGGCGGAGGTGGCCATGGAGACGGCTGACGTCATCGTGATGGTCGTGGACACCAAGGTGGGTATCACCGAAACCGACGCCGTGATGGCCAAGATGCTGCAGAAGGCCGATGTCCCGGTCCTGCTGGTGGCCAACAAGTTCGACTCCGACAACCTCTACGCCGACATGGCCGAGTTCTATGCCCTGGGTCTCGGCGACCCGTGGCCGGTCTCAGCGCTCCACGGCCGAGGTGGAGCCGACGTGCTCGATGAGGTGCTGGCACGGTTCCCTGAGACGCCGCGCCGCGCATCCATCGTCGAGGGCCCGCGCCGCGTGGCCCTGGTGGGCAAGCCGAACGTGGGCAAGTCCTCGCTCCTGAACAAGGTGGCCAAGGAGGAGCGCTCGGTCGTCGACAACGTCCCCGGCACCACCGTCGACCCGGTCGACACCCTCGTCCAGCTGGACAAGAAGCTGTGGAAGTTCGTCGACACCGCGGGTCTCCGCAAGAAGGTCCATACCGCGCAGGGACACGAGTACTACGCATCCCTGCGTACCCGCTCGGCCATCGACGCCGCCGAGGTGTGTGTCATGCTGATCGACGCCTCCGAGCCCATCTCCGAGCAGGACCAGCGCGTCCTGACCATGGTGCTGGACGCCGGTAAGGCGCTGGTCATCGCCTTCAACAAATGGGACCTCATGGACGAGGACCGTCGTGACGACCTCGACCGCGAGATCGACCAGCAGCTGCTCCACCTGCCGTGGGTGACCCGGATCAACGTCTCCGCGCAGACCGGTCGCTCCCTGCAACGACTCGAGCCCGCCATGATCGAGGCCCTCGAGAGCTGGGACAAGCGCATCTCCACCGGGCAGCTCAACAACTGGCTGCGCGAGGCCATCGCGGCCAACCCGCCGCCGATGAAGGCAGGTCGACTGCCGCGCGTCATGTTCGCCACCCAGGCGTCGACCCGCCCGCCGGTGATCGTGCTGTTCACCACCGGCTTCCTTGACGCCGGTTACCGCCGCTACCTGGAGCGCAAGTTCCGCGAGCGTTTCGGTTTCCATGGTTCGCCTGTCCGCATCGCCGTGCGTGTGCGCGAACGCCGTCAGCGTAAGTAA